A segment of the Synechococcus sp. CBW1002 genome:
GCGGGTGATTGACTCCGTCAATGATCCGCGCTTTGCCGATCTTGCGCCTGCTCAGATCGTGGCCATTCTTGCTGAGGAGAGAATGTATGTGGGTTCAGAGTCGACGATCTATCGCATCATGCGGCAGGAAGGCCTGCTGAATCATCGTGGCAGGGCCCGCTCTCCCCGCGAGCCAAGACCAGTCCCGGTGCTGGAGGCAACAGGAGTTTACCAAGTGCTGGCCTGGGATATCACCCTGTTGCCCGGCCATGTCAAGGGTCAATTCTACTACCTCTACATGGTGATGGATGTGTGGAGCCGCCGCATCCTTGGAGTGGAAGTGCATGAGCGCGAATGCAGCGTGCTCGCCAGCGCATTCTTTGATCGCGTCTGCCGCGATGAAGGAATCAACAAGGAGACTGCTGCGGTCCTGCACTCGGACAATGGCGCCCCCATGCGCTCATTCGCCTTGGCGGCCAAGATGGCGGAGCTGGGTGTTTCGCTCTCGTTCTCCAGGCCGCGCGTCAGCAACGACAACGCCTACGCTGAATCATGGTTCCGTACCATGAAGTACCACCAGAGTTATCCGCTACGGCGCTTCCGGGAACTGCTCTCGGTAAAAGCCTGGGTGGATGGCTTTGTCGAGTG
Coding sequences within it:
- a CDS encoding IS3 family transposase, with amino-acid sequence MAARRGVLIPSEQRNKAMDFLHEGLNAGASIKAVADLIGICSRTLRRWGLDISGQGFSVDRRKGAPREVAHRFTAKGRQRVIDSVNDPRFADLAPAQIVAILAEERMYVGSESTIYRIMRQEGLLNHRGRARSPREPRPVPVLEATGVYQVLAWDITLLPGHVKGQFYYLYMVMDVWSRRILGVEVHERECSVLASAFFDRVCRDEGINKETAAVLHSDNGAPMRSFALAAKMAELGVSLSFSRPRVSNDNAYAESWFRTMKYHQSYPLRRFRELLSVKAWVDGFVEWYNAEHRHSGIKYVTPNQRHYGQADGICAIRQKTYEEARQKNPQRWSRHIRDWSQPQVVSINHPRPQQPIAT